A genomic segment from Halobellus litoreus encodes:
- a CDS encoding phage tail protein, with product MSFAFVGTHTPARWAEWYRTNVAVSERGVAVATDPVPTYVSPSRLTEPQPFDAVDVAVDRCAVVFVLAADGDIYQYRSDRESMTRLACVWTSSESDDGGDTGDATTEEPVGIAATDDSLYVADADGRVQAISRHLFQTRWLTDGFASPVGVVATTGAVYVLDAGSPGASEANAGAENATVGDASGAGNGPDSAGRLVELAAGGESRTVVTGLSEPVDVATDTAGNVSILCRTADGPAVFLFPPATLGGAATTPGEPLVSPDEFRTRATGDEVVPSCLESVDAAELVVGVGSDAPGERTLFRYRAHDTAFERIPSFTTDSVALQTGRSGPDGGPPDLYVVDGSRRVHRLDAARQSRRNDGTGRYDATLVGRFDAAELGTEWHRVTMDIDPGDSRTQVRLRYAATDDEWQPTEGASPTAALETADGIDATDAERLRDAGVTTLGELASTEPGTLAAALAASGRSTSMSTLARLLEHARDALRVDVDTSRLDWRDLEQANPTDALLDDAEGRYLWVRLELVGNEFASPWVRRFRAYFPRQSYLRYLPDVYRNDERSAAFLERYLSLFESTFVDIEEEIGRANRYVDPAGVPAAHLPWLGEWLATEADDTWPTAARRELVAHAPALYKKRGTAEGLLAMIRLYLANSGSATADEPTRTRADGIGRRRTADEAARFDVTGSSADPNDSDPPVAAEPGATSRAAVGGERGSDSGPPDSQGRNIGDPLAADRQGTTARKSVYLVEHGDLRCIDSPPVEALYSRLLGCPEGFLVLLRPGIDDERARTVERIVDTQQPAHATGRAVHLRPWVRLAGGEQDDDPPTRGYHTYLGINTTLAERDFTVEEATLGQNAMLTEREATGQFDVKARLDRDARID from the coding sequence ATGTCGTTCGCCTTCGTCGGGACGCACACGCCGGCCCGCTGGGCGGAGTGGTACCGCACCAACGTCGCGGTGAGCGAGCGCGGCGTGGCGGTGGCGACCGATCCCGTCCCGACGTACGTCTCGCCGTCCCGGCTCACGGAACCACAGCCGTTCGACGCGGTCGACGTCGCCGTCGACCGCTGTGCGGTGGTGTTCGTCCTCGCAGCAGACGGCGACATCTACCAGTACCGTTCGGACCGCGAGTCGATGACGCGACTCGCGTGCGTCTGGACGTCGTCCGAGTCGGACGACGGCGGCGACACCGGCGACGCGACCACCGAGGAACCCGTCGGAATCGCAGCGACCGACGACAGCCTGTACGTCGCCGACGCCGACGGCCGGGTTCAAGCCATCTCGCGACACCTGTTTCAGACCCGGTGGCTGACGGACGGCTTCGCGTCGCCGGTGGGGGTCGTCGCGACGACGGGAGCGGTGTACGTTCTCGACGCCGGCTCGCCGGGGGCCAGCGAAGCGAACGCGGGTGCGGAGAACGCGACAGTGGGAGATGCCTCGGGTGCCGGAAACGGACCCGATTCGGCCGGTCGGCTGGTCGAACTGGCCGCCGGCGGCGAGTCGCGGACGGTCGTGACTGGGCTGTCGGAACCGGTCGACGTCGCCACCGACACCGCTGGCAACGTCTCCATCCTCTGTCGAACGGCCGACGGGCCGGCCGTTTTCCTGTTCCCGCCCGCGACCCTGGGAGGCGCGGCGACGACGCCCGGCGAGCCGCTGGTCTCGCCCGACGAGTTCCGTACCCGTGCGACGGGCGACGAGGTCGTCCCCTCGTGTCTGGAGAGCGTCGATGCGGCCGAACTCGTCGTCGGCGTCGGGTCCGACGCGCCGGGGGAACGGACCCTGTTCCGCTACCGGGCACACGACACGGCGTTCGAGCGCATCCCGAGTTTCACCACGGACAGCGTCGCCCTCCAGACCGGCCGGTCGGGCCCCGACGGCGGTCCACCGGACCTCTACGTCGTCGACGGGTCGCGTCGGGTTCACCGGCTCGACGCCGCTCGCCAGTCGAGACGTAACGACGGTACCGGACGATACGACGCGACGCTCGTCGGACGGTTCGACGCGGCTGAGTTGGGGACCGAGTGGCACCGGGTGACGATGGATATCGACCCTGGTGATTCGCGGACGCAGGTCCGACTGCGGTACGCGGCGACCGACGACGAGTGGCAGCCCACTGAGGGGGCGTCCCCGACCGCGGCGCTCGAAACCGCCGATGGCATCGACGCGACAGACGCCGAACGCCTCCGCGACGCGGGCGTGACGACGCTCGGTGAACTGGCCAGTACCGAGCCGGGGACACTCGCCGCCGCCCTCGCTGCCAGCGGCCGTTCGACGTCGATGTCGACGTTGGCGAGACTCCTCGAACACGCGCGGGACGCGCTCCGAGTCGACGTCGACACGAGCCGACTGGACTGGCGCGACCTGGAGCAGGCCAACCCGACGGACGCGCTCCTCGACGACGCCGAGGGACGGTATCTGTGGGTGCGACTCGAACTGGTCGGCAACGAGTTCGCCTCACCCTGGGTGCGGCGGTTCCGGGCATACTTCCCCCGGCAGTCGTACCTCCGCTACCTGCCCGACGTCTACCGGAACGACGAGCGGAGCGCGGCGTTCCTCGAGCGCTACCTCTCGCTGTTCGAAAGCACGTTCGTCGACATCGAGGAGGAGATCGGGCGGGCGAATCGGTACGTCGACCCCGCGGGCGTCCCCGCGGCGCACCTCCCGTGGCTCGGCGAGTGGCTGGCCACCGAAGCCGACGACACCTGGCCGACGGCGGCCAGACGCGAACTCGTCGCTCACGCGCCGGCGCTGTACAAGAAGCGCGGAACGGCCGAAGGGCTGCTGGCGATGATTCGGCTCTACCTCGCCAACAGCGGATCGGCGACGGCCGACGAACCGACGCGCACTCGCGCCGACGGTATCGGCCGTCGGCGGACGGCGGACGAGGCGGCCCGGTTCGACGTCACGGGTTCGAGTGCCGATCCGAACGATTCGGACCCGCCCGTCGCCGCCGAGCCCGGAGCGACCTCGCGGGCGGCAGTGGGTGGTGAGCGGGGGAGTGATAGCGGGCCGCCCGACAGCCAGGGACGAAACATCGGCGACCCCCTCGCCGCCGACAGGCAGGGAACGACGGCGCGGAAGTCCGTCTACCTGGTCGAGCACGGCGACCTGCGGTGTATCGACTCGCCGCCGGTCGAGGCGCTGTACTCGCGGCTTCTCGGCTGCCCCGAGGGATTCCTGGTGCTCCTCCGCCCGGGGATCGACGACGAGCGGGCTCGGACGGTCGAGCGGATCGTCGATACACAGCAGCCGGCACACGCGACCGGGCGGGCGGTCCACCTCCGGCCCTGGGTGCGGCTGGCTGGCGGCGAACAGGACGACGACCCGCCGACGCGAGGGTACCACACGTATCTGGGGATCAACACCACCCTCGCCGAGCGCGACTTCACCGTCGAGGAGGCGACGCTCGGGCAGAACGCGATGCTGACGGAACGCGAGGCGACCGGCCAGTTCGACGTGAAAGCCCGCCTCGACCGCGACGCACGAATCGACTGA
- a CDS encoding methyltransferase domain-containing protein encodes MSANSLSDDDDGNPVSVLFLDVRNFTLLLDNYGDEEISEMLDTLFGRVREVVEGHGGVIDKLVGDGIMAVFRGEAPGQHALDAATAVHQHTNGGGDVDPRFGSVNVGIGIATGPVNETTIADIDSTVIGRSVNIAARLEGLCKEYDASILVDEATYQSSSVHDLPDGYIARRIPDQSLRGIRRDLDVFHLCDTTKFSEKYIHLFNEGTREFANQNYEDALNAFTQAYTQDERYMDGALLNHFTNACLERINDDRALFRNPDRYEEHSTIQEQQSVQLLGFIQSATMTRAFDPDHILDVGCGTGKVTERLAERYPDASILGIDSSRSAIAKARTEHSPEHLDIEYKHEKIEKYCPDDEIGRYDLIFSNTAMHWVEGQHEAYANLRKLIDADGLLAVHQGHEGTYKELHQVAVEVLNDFDYDTYFENLNPPQDLIYYNAEEMADLLKQHGFDPIQVNDDTGTAPDTIVDDFAEASLNAYCERLQSESQREIFREQFKQRSHKRLDPDDVTVHRIYVIAVPTEA; translated from the coding sequence ATGTCTGCGAACTCGCTGTCTGACGACGACGACGGGAACCCCGTCTCGGTGCTCTTTCTCGACGTGCGGAACTTCACGCTGCTCCTGGACAATTACGGGGACGAAGAGATCAGCGAGATGCTCGACACCCTCTTTGGCCGGGTCCGCGAGGTGGTCGAGGGCCACGGCGGCGTGATCGACAAACTCGTCGGCGACGGAATTATGGCCGTGTTCCGCGGCGAGGCGCCCGGCCAGCACGCACTGGACGCGGCAACGGCGGTTCACCAGCACACGAACGGCGGGGGCGACGTGGACCCGCGGTTCGGTTCGGTCAACGTCGGTATCGGCATCGCGACGGGGCCGGTCAACGAGACCACGATCGCCGACATCGACTCGACAGTCATCGGCCGGAGCGTGAACATCGCGGCCCGTCTGGAGGGACTGTGCAAGGAGTACGACGCGTCTATCCTGGTCGACGAGGCGACGTACCAGTCGAGCTCGGTCCACGATCTCCCGGACGGGTACATCGCTCGGCGGATCCCCGATCAGAGCCTCCGGGGGATCCGCCGCGACCTCGACGTGTTCCACCTCTGCGATACGACGAAGTTCAGCGAGAAGTACATCCACCTGTTCAACGAGGGGACCCGCGAGTTCGCGAACCAGAACTACGAGGACGCGCTCAACGCCTTCACCCAGGCGTACACCCAGGACGAGCGCTATATGGACGGCGCGCTTCTCAACCACTTCACGAACGCCTGCCTAGAGCGGATCAACGACGACCGGGCGCTGTTCCGTAACCCGGACCGCTACGAGGAGCACTCGACGATCCAGGAACAGCAGTCGGTGCAACTGCTCGGATTCATCCAGTCCGCCACGATGACCCGGGCGTTCGATCCCGATCACATCCTCGACGTCGGGTGCGGGACCGGCAAGGTGACGGAGCGACTGGCGGAGCGATATCCCGACGCATCGATCCTGGGAATCGACTCCTCCCGCTCTGCCATAGCGAAGGCCCGCACCGAACACAGCCCCGAACACCTCGACATCGAGTACAAACACGAGAAGATCGAGAAGTACTGCCCCGACGACGAGATCGGCCGCTACGACCTGATCTTCTCGAACACGGCGATGCACTGGGTCGAGGGCCAACACGAGGCCTACGCCAACCTCCGGAAACTGATCGACGCCGACGGTCTCCTGGCCGTCCACCAGGGCCACGAGGGCACGTACAAGGAACTCCACCAGGTCGCGGTGGAGGTGCTCAACGACTTCGACTACGACACCTACTTCGAGAACCTCAATCCCCCACAGGATCTCATCTATTACAACGCCGAGGAGATGGCCGACCTGCTGAAACAGCACGGGTTCGATCCGATACAGGTGAACGACGACACCGGCACCGCCCCCGACACCATCGTCGACGATTTCGCGGAGGCGAGTCTAAACGCCTACTGCGAGCGCCTGCAGAGCGAGTCCCAGCGGGAGATCTTCCGCGAGCAGTTCAAACAGCGATCCCACAAACGGCTCGACCCCGACGACGTCACAGTCCACCGGATATACGTGATCGCGGTTCCAACCGAGGCGTAA
- a CDS encoding GNAT family N-acetyltransferase, giving the protein MTTVEYVDDPRSYADGIRRLLAAAEDEFVPPLSARQGTTQTDGLDEQRNDALDEYYEQCIDQSFVLAHDGDEVVGFLSFRPDYAIDELGACTPSDYVSTIIVAPEHRRKGYARKLYRELLTDLPEGLREPYVTTRTWDSNDRHLDLLEELGFELLTRIEDDRGEGIDTVYYGIAVEEFER; this is encoded by the coding sequence ATGACGACTGTCGAATACGTGGACGACCCGCGGTCGTACGCAGACGGCATCCGCCGCTTGCTCGCCGCGGCCGAAGACGAGTTCGTGCCGCCGCTCTCGGCCCGGCAGGGCACGACACAGACGGACGGCCTCGACGAGCAGCGAAACGACGCGCTCGACGAGTACTACGAGCAGTGCATCGACCAGTCGTTCGTCCTGGCTCACGACGGCGACGAGGTCGTCGGCTTCCTCTCGTTCCGCCCCGACTACGCGATCGACGAACTCGGCGCGTGCACTCCCTCCGATTACGTGTCGACGATCATCGTCGCCCCCGAACACCGGCGGAAGGGCTACGCCCGGAAACTGTATCGCGAACTGCTGACGGACCTGCCCGAGGGTCTCCGAGAGCCGTACGTGACCACCCGCACGTGGGATTCGAACGACCGCCACCTCGACCTGCTCGAGGAACTCGGCTTCGAACTCCTCACCCGGATCGAAGACGACAGGGGCGAGGGAATCGACACGGTGTACTACGGGATCGCCGTCGAGGAGTTCGAGCGATGA
- a CDS encoding metallophosphoesterase family protein → MTDETVALVSDLHLGPDSADPLFDAFEETAERFLARDPDELIVMGDVVAGAGPTADRRLLARFVDRLDDLPIPYRVLPGNHDVDHLDLDAFEDLVGTDRWRVDAGEDRVYLDSSAPRLSGSRGEVDTAQLDALADAVSDLRDAVVFVHHPVHYRPVDDNYWFGEHPEEAFCGNKREVRAILEPATDRIAAVVNGHLHAWHYDDADGLGHFTVDSFNKRRNPRGETGAFALLRTGEATVLEHRAGDGTEHRVRLSA, encoded by the coding sequence ATGACCGACGAAACCGTCGCCCTCGTCTCGGATCTCCACCTCGGCCCCGACAGCGCCGACCCGCTGTTCGACGCGTTCGAGGAGACGGCAGAACGGTTCCTCGCACGCGATCCGGACGAACTGATCGTCATGGGCGATGTCGTCGCGGGCGCGGGGCCGACGGCGGACCGCCGCCTGCTCGCTCGGTTCGTCGACCGACTCGACGACCTGCCGATCCCGTACCGCGTCCTCCCGGGGAACCACGACGTCGACCACCTGGACCTCGACGCCTTCGAGGACCTCGTCGGGACCGACCGCTGGCGGGTCGACGCCGGCGAGGACCGCGTGTACCTCGATTCCTCGGCCCCGCGGCTCTCCGGGAGTCGCGGCGAGGTCGACACCGCCCAACTCGACGCGCTCGCGGACGCGGTCTCGGACCTCCGCGACGCCGTCGTCTTCGTCCACCACCCCGTTCACTACCGCCCGGTGGACGACAACTACTGGTTCGGCGAGCACCCCGAAGAGGCCTTCTGCGGCAACAAGCGAGAAGTCAGAGCGATCCTCGAACCCGCCACCGATCGGATCGCGGCCGTCGTGAACGGCCACCTCCACGCCTGGCACTACGACGACGCCGACGGCCTCGGGCACTTCACGGTCGACTCGTTCAACAAGCGACGCAATCCCCGGGGGGAGACGGGAGCGTTCGCGCTGCTCCGGACCGGCGAGGCGACCGTTCTCGAACACCGCGCCGGCGACGGTACCGAACATCGGGTTCGCCTGTCCGCCTGA
- a CDS encoding desampylase, which translates to MTETTLTLRRELYDEIVHQGYEGGDEEICGVLAGAYGDDESVVRAIRQVDNVAETPQIRYAMDSETQLAAIESVEADGHDVVGFYHTHPTGPPRPSETDAARATWPGYSYAIFAFDGYPFLGSWRWTDDGFRRESVRLTTASTDDT; encoded by the coding sequence GTGACCGAGACGACGCTCACTCTTCGGAGGGAGCTCTACGACGAGATCGTTCACCAGGGCTACGAAGGCGGCGACGAGGAGATCTGTGGCGTCCTCGCCGGCGCATACGGGGACGACGAGAGCGTCGTCCGTGCGATCCGGCAGGTCGACAACGTGGCCGAGACGCCGCAGATCCGGTACGCGATGGACTCCGAAACCCAGTTGGCGGCGATCGAGTCCGTCGAAGCTGACGGTCACGATGTCGTCGGATTCTATCACACCCATCCGACGGGACCGCCTCGACCGAGCGAAACGGACGCCGCCCGGGCGACGTGGCCCGGGTACTCGTACGCCATTTTCGCCTTCGACGGATACCCGTTCCTGGGTTCGTGGCGCTGGACCGACGACGGGTTCCGCCGCGAGTCTGTCCGGCTCACGACGGCGTCGACGGACGACACCTAG
- a CDS encoding DUF7551 domain-containing protein, which yields MIGTTLRDIRKRITELASETGEYYLVCARYGDPPVPSTGLRFESRETARVAARMTERYRAALRRYDPRLPYYDVVVCQERSVECGAGSRSGEHSRCRDSGATEWTLTEPIVTRTTGSDRTLVEFCHCVAATVFETLSARGHEAVESAVMDAYFEFAERCSSPDGLCLRLLECMAAEIATGLPPVDQARVLSAAADRLDADGDGFRTAGQTPVDGAFSRLRALGIIERYRNRRTEDSGTALRQVELTEYALARHADRLPLLPVVVELHRRGREWIPVSAAPIDRERGWSVEFAPVREAIRTDARACSVAPEVV from the coding sequence ATGATCGGGACCACGCTGCGCGACATCCGGAAACGAATCACCGAACTGGCGAGCGAGACCGGCGAGTACTACCTCGTGTGTGCACGCTACGGCGACCCACCCGTCCCCTCGACCGGGCTGCGGTTCGAGAGCCGCGAGACGGCGCGCGTGGCCGCACGGATGACGGAGCGCTACCGGGCCGCGCTCCGGCGGTACGATCCGCGACTCCCATACTACGACGTCGTCGTCTGTCAAGAACGCTCGGTGGAATGCGGGGCCGGGTCACGGAGCGGCGAGCACTCCCGCTGTCGCGATAGCGGAGCGACCGAGTGGACGCTCACGGAGCCGATAGTCACCCGGACGACCGGTTCGGACCGCACGCTCGTCGAGTTCTGTCACTGCGTCGCGGCGACCGTGTTCGAGACGCTCTCCGCCCGCGGCCACGAGGCGGTCGAGTCGGCCGTGATGGACGCGTACTTCGAGTTCGCAGAGCGGTGTTCGAGTCCAGACGGCCTCTGTCTCCGCCTGCTGGAGTGTATGGCCGCCGAAATCGCCACCGGCCTACCTCCGGTCGATCAGGCGCGGGTCCTGTCGGCGGCGGCGGATCGACTGGACGCAGACGGCGACGGTTTCCGGACTGCGGGACAGACCCCCGTCGACGGGGCGTTCTCGCGGCTCCGGGCGCTCGGGATCATCGAGAGGTACCGAAACCGTCGCACAGAGGACTCTGGAACCGCCCTTCGTCAGGTCGAACTGACCGAGTACGCGCTCGCACGACACGCCGATCGCCTCCCGTTGCTTCCCGTGGTCGTCGAACTCCACCGTCGCGGCCGCGAGTGGATTCCGGTCTCGGCCGCTCCGATCGATCGAGAGCGCGGATGGTCCGTCGAGTTCGCTCCCGTCAGGGAGGCGATCCGAACCGACGCGCGGGCGTGCTCGGTCGCGCCCGAGGTGGTCTGA
- a CDS encoding metal-dependent transcriptional regulator has protein sequence MTRKAQYLLALYIEGHRSSSPVSPGRLAERLDRSPSAATEMLQRLAADDLLTHEPYEGSTLTEAGRERARELHETYVVLSWFFRTVLELDEHEREAMEIAPLLRPAVAERLLELVSEDLDDVDADGASILPLQRNERE, from the coding sequence GTGACGCGAAAGGCCCAGTACCTCCTCGCGCTGTACATCGAAGGACACCGTTCGTCGTCGCCGGTTTCGCCCGGCCGCCTCGCGGAGCGGCTCGACCGGTCTCCCTCGGCGGCCACCGAGATGCTCCAACGGTTGGCAGCCGATGATCTGCTCACGCACGAACCGTACGAGGGATCCACACTCACCGAGGCCGGTCGGGAACGGGCGCGGGAGCTTCACGAGACCTACGTCGTGCTCTCGTGGTTCTTTCGCACTGTCCTCGAACTCGACGAGCACGAGCGGGAGGCGATGGAAATCGCGCCCCTGCTCCGGCCCGCGGTGGCCGAACGGCTCCTCGAACTGGTGTCCGAGGATCTCGACGACGTTGATGCGGACGGCGCTTCGATCCTCCCGCTCCAGCGGAACGAGCGCGAATAG
- a CDS encoding amphi-Trp domain-containing protein — MRPGRNFEEEYRLDASEAGAFLIDLGEQLRDGDDLRLVTDEWELPFAFGEPIDLEIDFDGTGEPELEIELELPGRTDETAPDVR; from the coding sequence ATCCGTCCCGGGCGTAATTTCGAGGAGGAGTACCGCCTCGACGCGAGCGAGGCTGGGGCGTTTTTGATCGATCTCGGTGAACAGCTCCGCGACGGCGACGACCTCCGGCTCGTGACCGACGAGTGGGAACTGCCGTTCGCGTTCGGCGAGCCGATCGACCTCGAAATCGACTTCGACGGCACCGGCGAACCGGAACTCGAAATAGAACTGGAACTGCCCGGACGCACGGACGAAACGGCACCCGACGTCCGCTAG
- the dpsA gene encoding DNA starvation/stationary phase protection protein DpsA, whose amino-acid sequence MNTEKQIQQQAGTVEENSLRLETEKAEQIVDALNTDLADAYVLYHQLHKHHWNVEGAEYLPIHEFLQEIYEDVEDAADELAERLQALGGVPHAGMTALAENATVEPEDEDVYDVRTSLSNDLEMMGDIIESYRQHIELAAGLGDHATAQILREQLETIEEHAHHVEHYLEDDTLVVDSATK is encoded by the coding sequence ATGAACACAGAAAAGCAGATCCAGCAACAGGCGGGAACGGTCGAAGAGAACTCGCTGCGCCTCGAGACCGAAAAGGCCGAACAGATCGTCGACGCGCTGAACACCGATCTCGCGGACGCGTACGTCCTGTACCATCAGCTCCACAAGCACCACTGGAACGTCGAGGGGGCGGAGTACCTCCCGATCCACGAGTTCCTCCAAGAGATCTACGAGGACGTCGAGGACGCCGCTGACGAACTCGCCGAGCGGCTCCAGGCGCTCGGCGGCGTTCCGCATGCGGGGATGACGGCACTCGCGGAGAACGCGACGGTCGAACCCGAGGACGAGGACGTCTACGACGTTCGAACGTCGCTCTCGAACGACCTCGAGATGATGGGCGACATCATCGAGAGCTACCGGCAGCACATCGAACTGGCCGCCGGGCTCGGGGACCACGCGACCGCCCAGATACTCCGCGAGCAACTTGAGACGATCGAGGAACACGCCCACCACGTCGAACACTACCTCGAAGACGACACGCTCGTCGTCGACTCGGCGACGAAATAA
- a CDS encoding bifunctional 4-hydroxy-2-oxoglutarate aldolase/2-dehydro-3-deoxy-phosphogluconate aldolase, which translates to MSSQRHADLERMLDTGIVGILRGVPAEKTVEVAGALADGGVDVIEVTADTDGALDTVARLSAAFDRSEVLVGAGTVLDSETAGAALRAGAEFVVTPSFDAEVVRTCNRYGAVVAPGVMTPTEAVNAYEAGADVLKVFPASTLGPGHIGSLKGPLEHLPLLPTGGVSLDNVEAFVEAGADGVGVGSSLVDSDAVAAGDYEVLTDRAAAFREAVESARE; encoded by the coding sequence ATGAGTTCACAGCGACACGCGGACCTCGAACGAATGCTGGACACGGGCATCGTCGGCATTCTCCGGGGGGTGCCCGCTGAAAAGACCGTCGAGGTCGCCGGGGCGCTCGCCGATGGCGGCGTCGACGTGATCGAGGTGACGGCCGACACGGACGGCGCGCTCGATACCGTCGCTCGTCTCTCCGCCGCGTTCGACCGCTCGGAGGTGCTCGTCGGAGCGGGAACGGTGCTCGACAGCGAGACCGCGGGTGCGGCGCTGCGGGCGGGCGCGGAGTTCGTGGTCACACCCAGTTTCGACGCCGAGGTCGTCCGCACGTGCAACCGGTACGGGGCCGTCGTCGCCCCCGGCGTTATGACGCCGACCGAGGCCGTCAACGCGTACGAAGCGGGAGCTGACGTCCTGAAAGTATTCCCGGCTTCGACGCTCGGTCCCGGGCACATCGGGAGTCTGAAGGGACCGCTCGAACACCTTCCGCTGCTCCCGACCGGCGGAGTCTCGCTCGACAACGTCGAGGCGTTCGTCGAGGCCGGGGCCGACGGCGTCGGCGTCGGGAGTTCGCTCGTCGATAGCGACGCCGTCGCCGCCGGCGACTACGAGGTGTTGACCGACCGAGCGGCGGCGTTCCGGGAAGCGGTCGAGAGCGCGCGGGAGTGA
- a CDS encoding IclR family transcriptional regulator: MTEYPVGATYTTGRIVHALDDGREAGVTELAEELDLSKASVHNHLVTLKRLGVVVSTDGRYRLGLRFLDLGMNVREGMPLYRVARSELTGLAESTGESTALVVAERGQAVYAAVEDADRNDRRVRLGSRLPLHATASGKLLLAYRSREAVEDYVETHGLDRLTDRTIQSRPDLRTELRSITDRGLAFDRGEVFEDMRAVAAPIRREDRTEALAGALAVLGPAERLSGKRLEEDLPGLVLSAAKRIELDLAE, encoded by the coding sequence GTGACCGAGTATCCAGTCGGTGCGACCTACACGACCGGTCGCATCGTCCACGCACTGGACGACGGGCGGGAGGCCGGCGTCACGGAACTCGCCGAGGAGTTGGACCTGTCGAAGGCGTCGGTGCACAATCACCTCGTCACGCTGAAACGGTTGGGGGTGGTCGTCTCCACGGACGGTCGATACCGTCTCGGACTGCGGTTTCTCGACCTCGGGATGAACGTCCGGGAGGGGATGCCCCTGTACCGAGTCGCCCGATCCGAACTCACGGGGCTCGCAGAATCGACCGGCGAGTCGACGGCGCTGGTCGTGGCCGAACGCGGACAGGCGGTCTACGCCGCCGTGGAGGACGCCGACCGGAACGACCGACGGGTTCGACTCGGGAGTCGACTGCCGCTACACGCGACCGCGTCGGGGAAGTTACTCCTCGCTTACCGGTCGCGGGAGGCGGTCGAAGACTACGTGGAGACGCACGGCCTCGACCGCCTGACCGATCGGACGATCCAATCACGGCCCGACCTTCGCACCGAACTCCGCTCGATCACCGACCGCGGCCTGGCGTTCGACCGGGGAGAAGTGTTCGAGGATATGCGTGCGGTTGCCGCTCCCATTAGACGCGAAGACCGAACTGAGGCACTCGCGGGCGCGCTCGCGGTGTTAGGACCCGCGGAGCGACTGTCCGGAAAGCGCCTCGAGGAGGACCTCCCCGGGCTGGTTCTCAGTGCGGCCAAGCGAATCGAACTCGACCTCGCGGAGTGA